A genomic window from Pseudomonas argentinensis includes:
- a CDS encoding MFS transporter, which translates to MSARAKLPFTIYLLGATIFSLVTAEFMVAGMMPALAEAFSVSLGEVGNLIAFYALGMALGGPPVTMLLLSRGIGSKPALVGLLAVYVLAGALAAAATSYPVLALARIIMGVSSAACIGLCMTLCAAMVANQERGRAVSVVLAGLMLSPVAGVPLTAWIEQHHGWRASSWAVVGLALICTLLAAIRLPKAEAGGEARLGEQIRTLRTRRLWGAYLTSGLIIGATFAAFSYCTPILIEEVGLAPGQVAPMLALYGVANLIGNMLVGRFADSHTFTALGLGLIMLVLAMAGFALAGDNLWLNLGCFIAIGLTGVALNPAMVARVMKAAEPGALVNTLHTSVITAGLAFGSWAGGAAIEAGYGLRAPLWVGAAIALVGLLSVSRPLASGRVAASPCT; encoded by the coding sequence ATGTCCGCTCGTGCCAAACTGCCGTTCACCATCTACCTGCTGGGTGCGACGATCTTCTCCCTGGTCACCGCCGAATTCATGGTCGCCGGCATGATGCCGGCCCTGGCCGAGGCGTTTTCGGTAAGCCTGGGCGAGGTCGGCAACCTGATCGCCTTCTACGCTCTGGGCATGGCCCTCGGCGGCCCGCCGGTGACCATGCTGTTGCTGTCGCGCGGCATCGGCAGCAAGCCGGCGCTGGTCGGGCTGCTGGCGGTCTACGTGCTGGCCGGCGCCCTGGCCGCGGCGGCCACCAGCTACCCGGTGCTGGCCCTGGCGCGGATCATCATGGGCGTGTCCAGTGCCGCGTGCATCGGCCTGTGCATGACCCTGTGCGCGGCGATGGTCGCCAATCAGGAGCGCGGTCGCGCGGTGTCGGTGGTGCTTGCCGGGCTGATGCTCTCGCCGGTGGCCGGCGTACCGCTGACCGCCTGGATCGAGCAGCACCATGGTTGGCGCGCCAGCTCCTGGGCGGTGGTCGGCCTGGCGCTGATTTGCACCTTGCTCGCCGCCATACGCCTGCCAAAGGCCGAGGCTGGCGGCGAAGCCCGCCTCGGCGAACAGATCAGGACCCTGCGCACCCGCCGCCTGTGGGGCGCCTACCTGACCAGCGGGCTGATCATCGGCGCCACCTTCGCGGCCTTCAGCTACTGCACGCCGATCCTTATCGAGGAGGTCGGCCTGGCGCCTGGCCAGGTGGCACCGATGCTGGCGCTTTATGGCGTGGCCAACCTGATCGGCAACATGCTGGTGGGCCGTTTCGCCGACAGCCACACCTTCACCGCGCTGGGCCTGGGCCTGATCATGCTGGTGCTGGCCATGGCCGGCTTCGCCCTGGCGGGCGATAACCTGTGGCTCAACCTGGGCTGCTTTATCGCCATCGGCCTGACCGGCGTGGCGCTCAACCCGGCGATGGTCGCGCGGGTGATGAAGGCCGCCGAGCCCGGCGCCCTGGTCAACACCCTGCACACCTCGGTGATCACCGCCGGGCTGGCGTTCGGCAGCTGGGCCGGTGGCGCGGCCATCGAAGCGGGCTACGGCCTGCGTGCGCCGCTGTGGGTCGGCGCCGCCATCGCCCTGGTGGGCCTGCTCAGCGTAAGTCGCCCGCTGGCCAGCGGCCGTGTGGCCGCCAGCCCTTGCACCTGA
- a CDS encoding amidase gives MHDIHTLMDQHDATGLAGLVDKGEVNPGELLEASIARLEQVEPQLNAVAEKLYDSARQATLGNGPLRGVPTLIKDLFAPLDGARMSNGSLALGEARMELDDAVVSRLREAGCQFIGTTTAPEFGTSYTTESTRFGATRNPWDTARSVGGSSGGAAALVAARVVPFAHGNDGGGSLRVPASCCGVFGLKPSRGRMPSGPLTGEGWAGMSTAHAITVSVRDSAALLDITAGADLGAPYAAPWQHEPFADSLRRPPRPLRIALVEHLAPWASGPEALAAVRHSARLCEALGHRVEHATLPVDALAFLDQVFDIIGASTSSYVGLLGEMRGTPVSPEELEPRTRIILREKGGTSGARYADAVASIHMLGRRLAAFLSDFDLILTPTLTREPPLIGSLDPFDDSLDLAAMIERFHSYSPFTALFNASGQPAMSVPLYWTSGGLPLGSHFAARFGEEGTLLALAAQLEQAQPWAGRVPPVNARKG, from the coding sequence ATGCACGACATTCACACCCTGATGGATCAACACGACGCCACCGGCCTCGCCGGGCTGGTCGACAAAGGCGAAGTCAACCCCGGCGAGCTGCTCGAAGCCAGCATCGCGCGGCTGGAGCAGGTCGAGCCGCAGCTCAATGCGGTAGCCGAGAAACTCTACGACAGCGCGCGCCAGGCGACACTTGGCAACGGCCCGTTGCGCGGTGTGCCGACGCTGATCAAGGACCTGTTCGCGCCGCTCGACGGTGCGCGCATGAGCAACGGCTCGCTGGCCCTTGGCGAAGCGCGCATGGAGCTGGATGACGCCGTGGTCAGCCGCCTGCGCGAGGCCGGCTGCCAGTTCATCGGCACCACCACGGCGCCAGAGTTCGGCACCTCCTACACCACCGAGTCGACCCGTTTCGGCGCCACCCGCAACCCCTGGGACACCGCGCGCAGCGTCGGTGGCTCCAGCGGTGGCGCCGCGGCGCTGGTCGCCGCCCGCGTGGTGCCCTTCGCCCACGGTAACGACGGCGGTGGCTCACTGCGCGTGCCGGCCTCCTGCTGCGGGGTGTTCGGCCTCAAGCCAAGCCGTGGGCGCATGCCCAGCGGCCCGCTGACCGGCGAAGGCTGGGCCGGCATGAGCACCGCCCACGCGATCACGGTGTCCGTGCGCGACAGCGCCGCACTGCTGGACATCACCGCCGGCGCCGACCTCGGTGCCCCCTACGCCGCGCCCTGGCAGCACGAGCCCTTCGCCGACAGCCTGCGTCGCCCACCACGGCCGCTGCGCATCGCCCTGGTCGAGCACCTGGCGCCCTGGGCCAGCGGCCCGGAAGCGCTGGCCGCGGTGCGCCACAGCGCCAGACTGTGCGAGGCCCTCGGCCACCGCGTCGAGCACGCTACCCTGCCGGTCGACGCCCTGGCCTTTCTCGATCAGGTGTTCGATATCATCGGTGCCAGCACCAGCAGCTACGTCGGGCTGCTCGGCGAGATGCGCGGCACCCCGGTAAGCCCCGAGGAGCTTGAGCCGCGCACGCGGATCATCCTGCGCGAGAAAGGCGGCACCAGCGGCGCGCGCTATGCCGACGCGGTGGCCAGCATCCATATGCTGGGCCGGCGCCTGGCCGCCTTCCTCAGCGACTTCGACCTGATCCTCACCCCGACCCTGACTCGCGAGCCGCCGCTGATCGGCAGCCTCGACCCCTTCGACGACAGCCTCGACCTGGCCGCAATGATCGAGCGCTTCCACAGCTACTCGCCATTCACCGCGCTGTTCAATGCCAGCGGCCAGCCGGCCATGTCGGTGCCGTTGTACTGGACCAGCGGTGGCCTGCCCCTGGGCTCGCACTTCGCCGCGCGCTTTGGTGAGGAAGGCACCCTGCTGGCTCTGGCCGCCCAACTGGAACAGGCTCAGCCCTGGGCCGGACGGGTGCCGCCGGTAAACGCCCGAAAAGGCTGA
- a CDS encoding MFS transporter: MTIESTVSPQGGARQAVPRREGLVLVLGSSLTIMGSVMVAPILPKLGAEFGPFEPRADLLVPLAITGPALAIALFAPLAGWLADRIGRKALLIIATLLYALLGVLPALLDDLRQIVAARLLFGCAEAAIMTCCAALIADYWQGEDRMRLVNLQVVGIGLVGALCFVAGGALGEQSWRLPFYLYLLPLLLVPAMLRVLWEPPRRVASSVQADDEQVSIPRLVVGYLLILAGMVLAVVVPVQSPLLLAGMGITSSTLIGACAGLGLLASLGGSLTWPLLRRGLGIPGCNALLLGLMATGLWLLIHAQSYQAMLVAVVVHGLGVGLLVPNAMAPVMNALSASTRGRGLGGFTACLYIGQFASPLAVATLMALGYDLRGAIGWLATASLAGAAIWLVAALLRPRDTALASHP, encoded by the coding sequence ATGACGATCGAATCGACCGTTTCACCTCAGGGCGGCGCTCGCCAGGCCGTGCCCCGTCGCGAGGGCCTGGTGCTGGTACTGGGCAGCAGCCTGACCATCATGGGCTCGGTGATGGTCGCGCCCATCCTGCCCAAACTCGGCGCCGAATTCGGCCCCTTCGAGCCCCGCGCCGACCTGCTGGTGCCCCTGGCGATAACCGGCCCGGCCCTGGCCATCGCGCTGTTCGCGCCGCTGGCCGGCTGGCTTGCCGACCGTATCGGCCGCAAGGCACTGCTGATCATCGCCACCCTGCTGTACGCCCTGCTCGGCGTGCTGCCGGCACTGCTCGATGACCTGCGCCAGATCGTCGCCGCGCGGCTGCTGTTCGGTTGCGCCGAAGCGGCGATCATGACCTGCTGCGCGGCGCTGATCGCCGACTACTGGCAAGGCGAGGACCGCATGCGCCTGGTCAACCTGCAGGTGGTCGGCATCGGCCTGGTCGGCGCCCTGTGCTTCGTGGCCGGCGGCGCACTGGGCGAGCAGTCCTGGCGGCTGCCGTTCTACCTGTACCTGCTGCCGCTGCTGCTGGTTCCGGCGATGCTGCGTGTGCTCTGGGAGCCGCCACGGCGTGTGGCGAGCAGCGTGCAGGCGGACGACGAGCAGGTGTCCATCCCGCGCCTGGTGGTCGGGTATCTGCTGATTCTCGCCGGCATGGTGCTGGCCGTGGTGGTACCGGTGCAATCGCCGCTGCTGCTGGCCGGCATGGGCATCACCTCCAGCACGCTGATCGGCGCCTGCGCCGGACTGGGTCTGCTGGCCAGCCTCGGCGGCTCGCTGACCTGGCCACTGCTGCGCCGCGGCCTGGGCATCCCCGGTTGCAACGCCCTGCTGCTGGGGCTGATGGCCACCGGCCTGTGGCTGCTGATCCACGCCCAGAGCTACCAGGCCATGCTGGTGGCGGTGGTCGTCCACGGCCTCGGTGTCGGCCTGCTGGTGCCCAACGCCATGGCCCCGGTGATGAACGCCCTGAGCGCCAGCACCCGTGGCCGCGGCCTGGGCGGCTTCACCGCCTGCCTGTACATCGGCCAGTTCGCCAGCCCATTGGCGGTCGCCACCCTCATGGCGCTCGGTTACGACCTGCGCGGCGCCATCGGCTGGCTGGCCACCGCCAGCCTGGCCGGCGCGGCCATCTGGCTGGTGGCCGCCCTGCTCCGACCGCGCGACACGGCGCTCGCCTCACACCCGTGA
- a CDS encoding gamma-glutamyltransferase family protein, whose product MLSFSAHRYPYASQRQSVFARRGMVAASQPLAAEAGIDVMRRGGNAIDAAIATAAALTVVEPTGCGIGGDAFALVWVKGQLHGLDASGHAPAALNIDAVKAAGHMQMPTYGWTPVTVPGCPSAWAELSRRFGRLPFGDLLKPAISLAADGFPLSPVVAHQWQVALDEFSAHREPALQAWFDTFLIDGRAPKAGELFRNLAQARTLQALADSACESFYRGEIAERIDQASRAAGGYLRKTDLHAYKPRWVEPISINYRGYDVWEIPPSGQGLVALMTLQILQGFEFDHRDSLQTWHRQIEALKLAYADGLHHITDPEHMRVAVADLLSPGYTERRRKLIGEHARQPEAGDPHASGTVYLAAADGEGNMVSFIQSNYHGFGSGVVVPDSGIALQNRGQEFSLEANHANTLVAGKKTFHTIIPGFLTKDGEAVAPFGVMGGYMQPQGHVQMVMNLVDFGLNPQAALDAPRWQWLGDRKVGIEQGASRDLAAALARLGHEVSVACDSTDYGRGQIIVRDPHSGVLCGGTEPRADSHIAVW is encoded by the coding sequence ATGCTGAGCTTTTCCGCACATCGTTATCCCTATGCCTCGCAGCGCCAGAGCGTGTTCGCCCGGCGCGGCATGGTGGCCGCCTCGCAACCCCTGGCCGCCGAAGCCGGGATCGACGTCATGCGTCGCGGCGGCAATGCCATCGACGCGGCCATCGCCACCGCCGCCGCCCTTACAGTGGTTGAGCCGACCGGCTGCGGCATCGGCGGTGATGCCTTCGCCCTGGTCTGGGTCAAGGGCCAGCTGCACGGCCTGGACGCCAGCGGCCACGCTCCCGCCGCCCTGAACATCGATGCGGTGAAGGCCGCCGGCCACATGCAGATGCCCACCTACGGCTGGACACCGGTCACCGTGCCGGGCTGCCCCTCGGCCTGGGCGGAACTGTCGCGACGCTTCGGTCGCCTGCCGTTCGGCGACCTTCTGAAACCGGCGATCAGCCTGGCCGCCGATGGCTTTCCGCTGTCGCCGGTGGTCGCCCACCAGTGGCAGGTGGCCCTGGATGAGTTCTCCGCACACCGCGAGCCGGCCCTGCAGGCCTGGTTCGACACCTTCCTGATCGATGGCCGCGCGCCCAAAGCCGGCGAGCTGTTCCGCAATCTGGCCCAGGCCCGCACCCTGCAGGCGCTGGCCGACAGCGCGTGCGAGAGTTTCTACCGCGGCGAGATCGCCGAGCGTATCGACCAGGCCTCGCGCGCCGCTGGCGGCTACCTGCGCAAGACAGACCTGCACGCCTACAAACCGCGCTGGGTCGAGCCGATCAGCATCAACTACCGCGGTTATGACGTATGGGAAATCCCGCCCAGCGGCCAGGGCCTGGTCGCCCTGATGACCCTGCAGATTCTCCAGGGCTTCGAGTTCGATCATCGTGACAGCCTGCAGACCTGGCACCGCCAGATAGAAGCGCTCAAGCTGGCCTACGCCGACGGCCTGCATCACATCACCGACCCCGAGCACATGCGTGTCGCCGTGGCCGACCTGCTCAGCCCCGGCTACACCGAGCGGCGCCGCAAGCTGATTGGCGAACATGCCCGGCAACCCGAGGCCGGCGACCCGCACGCCAGCGGCACCGTGTACCTGGCCGCCGCCGATGGCGAAGGCAACATGGTGTCGTTCATCCAGAGCAACTACCACGGCTTCGGCTCCGGCGTGGTGGTACCCGACAGCGGCATCGCCCTGCAGAACCGTGGCCAGGAATTCAGCCTGGAAGCCAACCACGCCAACACCCTGGTCGCCGGCAAGAAGACCTTCCACACCATCATCCCCGGCTTCCTGACCAAGGACGGCGAGGCGGTCGCGCCGTTCGGCGTGATGGGCGGCTACATGCAGCCCCAGGGCCACGTGCAGATGGTGATGAACCTGGTCGACTTCGGCCTCAACCCCCAGGCCGCCCTCGACGCCCCGCGCTGGCAGTGGCTGGGCGACAGGAAGGTCGGCATCGAACAGGGCGCCTCGCGGGACCTGGCCGCGGCCCTGGCGCGCCTGGGTCACGAGGTCAGCGTGGCCTGCGACTCCACCGACTACGGCCGCGGGCAGATCATCGTGCGTGACCCGCACAGCGGTGTGCTGTGTGGCGGCACCGAGCCACGCGCCGACTCCCATATCGCCGTGTGGTGA
- a CDS encoding helix-turn-helix domain-containing protein yields MHSLAVTQTDTPPAVPPSAISYRRSHDVDEHAQLSGWQLRYDQLGAGRFSGEILELQLDGMQLIRDRANQAMLKQAATWPGAIAFAMPLSCRDPHLHCGGHSIHAPSLLVGRGDRLPELRVSGELDAVCIAIDEQSLQRTLHQQQRELDLTRLSRCYHLLGQANQQQLINLFGSVLDRQAPVATLLDHGTIRGAIRDAIVMHLLELIDAEGDHSLPPSARRRMVDRARDYALAHPERPINILELCNQIGASRRKLQYCFQEALGINPLAYLRTIRLNAVHRQLRHASEVDSVQTIAANWGFWHLSRFASDYRQLFGCKPSETLRQARQHCAENG; encoded by the coding sequence ATGCACAGTCTCGCGGTTACCCAAACCGATACGCCCCCGGCAGTCCCGCCCTCGGCGATCAGCTATCGGCGTTCGCACGATGTCGATGAGCATGCGCAACTGTCCGGCTGGCAGCTGCGTTACGACCAGCTCGGCGCCGGGCGTTTCAGCGGTGAAATACTCGAGCTGCAGCTCGATGGCATGCAGCTGATTCGCGACCGCGCCAACCAGGCGATGCTCAAGCAGGCGGCCACCTGGCCTGGGGCGATTGCCTTCGCCATGCCGCTGAGCTGCCGCGACCCGCACCTGCACTGTGGTGGCCACTCGATTCACGCGCCGAGCCTGCTGGTCGGCCGCGGCGACAGGTTGCCGGAGCTGCGCGTGAGCGGCGAGCTGGACGCGGTATGCATCGCCATCGACGAGCAGTCGCTGCAGCGCACCCTGCACCAGCAGCAGCGCGAACTCGACCTGACGCGCCTGTCTCGCTGTTACCACTTGCTCGGCCAGGCCAACCAGCAGCAGCTGATCAACCTGTTCGGCAGCGTGCTCGACAGGCAGGCCCCCGTCGCCACACTGCTCGATCACGGCACGATCCGTGGTGCCATCCGTGATGCCATCGTCATGCACCTGCTGGAGCTGATCGACGCCGAAGGCGACCACTCGCTGCCGCCCAGCGCACGCCGGCGCATGGTCGACCGTGCCCGCGACTACGCCCTCGCCCATCCGGAGCGGCCCATCAACATTCTCGAGCTGTGCAACCAGATCGGCGCCAGCCGCCGCAAGCTGCAGTACTGCTTCCAGGAAGCCCTGGGCATCAACCCGCTGGCCTACCTGCGCACCATCCGCCTGAACGCGGTGCACCGTCAGTTGCGCCACGCCAGCGAGGTCGATTCGGTACAGACCATCGCCGCCAACTGGGGCTTCTGGCACCTGAGCCGCTTCGCCAGCGACTATCGCCAGCTGTTCGGCTGCAAGCCGTCGGAGACCTTGCGTCAGGCTCGCCAACACTGTGCCGAAAACGGATAA
- a CDS encoding amino acid ABC transporter permease: MNFNWDIFWQYLLQPSDLYLGALWMTCVIAVLSMALGCVIGLLAALMRLSSNPFIQAPARFYVWLMRGTPLLVQIVFLYTALAAGGIFRFEDLDLGWVVIPGNLQAAIIALGLNEGAYMAEIMRAGIAAVDKGQYEAGRSLGMTFAKLMRRIVLPQAFRIIVPPLGNEFNVMLKNTTLVSVIGVQELLLSTQMITSATFRVFELYLVVAIYFLLLTTLWGFFQSWLERRFGQSDRRPATASRRLFGSYTAKLLRGR, from the coding sequence ATGAATTTCAATTGGGACATCTTCTGGCAATACCTGCTGCAGCCCAGTGACCTGTACCTGGGCGCGCTGTGGATGACCTGCGTGATCGCCGTGCTGTCCATGGCCCTGGGCTGCGTGATCGGGCTGCTGGCGGCGCTGATGCGTCTGTCCAGCAACCCGTTCATCCAGGCACCGGCACGCTTCTACGTGTGGCTGATGCGCGGCACGCCGCTGCTGGTGCAGATCGTCTTTCTGTACACGGCGCTGGCGGCGGGCGGCATCTTCCGCTTCGAGGACCTGGACCTGGGCTGGGTGGTGATACCGGGCAACCTGCAGGCCGCGATCATCGCCCTGGGCCTCAACGAAGGCGCCTACATGGCGGAGATCATGCGTGCCGGCATCGCCGCGGTGGACAAGGGCCAATACGAGGCCGGCCGCTCCCTGGGCATGACCTTCGCCAAGCTGATGCGCCGTATCGTGCTGCCCCAGGCCTTTCGCATCATCGTGCCGCCGCTGGGCAACGAGTTCAACGTGATGCTCAAGAACACCACCCTGGTCAGCGTGATCGGTGTGCAGGAGCTGCTGCTCAGCACCCAGATGATCACCTCGGCGACCTTCCGGGTATTCGAGCTGTACCTGGTGGTGGCCATCTACTTCCTGCTGCTGACCACCCTCTGGGGCTTCTTCCAGAGCTGGCTGGAGCGCCGCTTCGGACAGTCCGACCGGCGCCCCGCCACGGCGTCCAGACGGCTGTTCGGCAGCTACACGGCAAAACTGTTGAGGGGGCGTTGA
- a CDS encoding ABC transporter substrate-binding protein produces MRLSCSLVAAVSLGLAASLATAAPAVPDRLKDVGKLTYCSGMDSPPLVSFDAAQKPTGLAIDLGMEIAKRLGDKQVSWRVTPFSGLVPALLASQCDLIVDQLFDKPERREVIDIVNYMYSSQSVVVPKGNPKNIQALDDLSGHKIAVLNGSTIKTLLDAENHKLTEAGKAPMKLVAYNTDTDAFQALRIGQVDAYGTTVETAGYYAAMAPDLFQEGVPAFGRILTGIGVRKDDQQLSAAVQQIIDDMGADGSYAALLAKWHVASDKLD; encoded by the coding sequence ATGCGCCTTTCATGCTCTCTCGTCGCCGCCGTATCCCTGGGGCTGGCCGCTTCCCTGGCCACGGCCGCACCCGCCGTGCCGGATCGCCTCAAGGACGTCGGCAAGCTGACCTATTGCTCGGGCATGGACTCGCCACCACTGGTGTCCTTCGACGCTGCGCAGAAGCCCACCGGCCTGGCCATCGACCTGGGCATGGAGATCGCCAAGCGCCTGGGCGACAAGCAAGTGTCGTGGCGCGTCACGCCGTTCTCCGGGCTGGTGCCGGCGCTGCTGGCCAGCCAGTGCGACCTGATCGTCGACCAGCTGTTCGACAAGCCGGAGCGCCGCGAGGTGATCGACATCGTCAACTACATGTATTCCAGCCAGTCGGTGGTGGTGCCCAAGGGCAACCCCAAGAACATCCAGGCGCTCGATGACCTCTCCGGCCACAAGATCGCCGTGCTCAACGGCTCGACCATCAAGACCCTGCTCGACGCCGAGAACCACAAGCTGACAGAGGCCGGCAAGGCGCCGATGAAGCTGGTGGCCTACAACACCGACACCGACGCCTTCCAGGCGCTGCGCATCGGTCAGGTCGACGCCTATGGCACCACCGTGGAAACCGCCGGCTACTACGCGGCCATGGCCCCCGATCTGTTCCAGGAAGGCGTGCCGGCGTTCGGGCGCATCCTCACCGGCATCGGCGTGCGCAAGGACGACCAGCAGCTGTCCGCCGCGGTGCAGCAGATCATCGACGACATGGGCGCCGACGGCAGCTACGCCGCATTGCTCGCCAAGTGGCACGTCGCCAGTGACAAGCTGGACTGA
- a CDS encoding SphA family protein encodes MPVRRASFTHLSVLFGATLLLGSQAQATENGAPTTPAGVYDFGAGMSPPSTPYGTLGLRAAYYSTNVQKDRNGDKVGNAFSLDVLSLGVAYIRMTEQQLFGARYGFAIAQPFFQMDARLKVATPFGPLRLEKEVFRQADTQITPLILQWDISRNLFINTRLQIQAPTGDYDRNRLISPGLNHWTLSPALNATWLSDGGFEVSSSQQLDINSRNHATDYRSGTEYRHEFSVGQHVGPWTLGLGGYYYQQVSDDDAPNLDHGNRARVIAVGPAVSFLKPGLPPVWLHAYKEFDAENRTEGYNVALRVAYSF; translated from the coding sequence ATGCCGGTTCGCCGTGCGTCATTCACTCATCTGTCCGTTCTGTTCGGCGCCACCCTGCTCCTCGGCAGCCAGGCCCAGGCCACGGAAAACGGGGCGCCCACCACGCCCGCCGGGGTTTACGACTTCGGTGCCGGCATGTCACCGCCGTCTACCCCCTACGGCACCCTGGGCCTGCGCGCGGCCTACTACTCCACCAACGTGCAGAAGGACCGCAACGGCGACAAGGTAGGCAACGCTTTCTCGCTGGACGTGTTGTCGCTTGGCGTGGCCTATATCCGCATGACCGAGCAGCAGTTGTTCGGCGCCCGCTACGGCTTCGCCATCGCCCAACCGTTCTTCCAGATGGATGCGCGCCTCAAGGTGGCTACCCCGTTCGGCCCGTTACGCCTGGAAAAGGAAGTGTTCCGCCAGGCCGACACGCAGATCACTCCGCTGATCCTGCAGTGGGACATTTCCCGCAATCTGTTCATCAATACGCGCCTGCAGATCCAGGCGCCGACCGGCGACTACGACAGGAACCGGCTGATCTCCCCCGGCCTCAACCACTGGACCCTCTCCCCCGCCCTCAATGCCACCTGGCTCAGCGACGGCGGCTTCGAGGTGTCGTCCAGCCAGCAGCTGGACATCAACAGCCGCAACCACGCTACCGACTACCGCAGCGGCACCGAGTACCGCCACGAGTTTTCCGTGGGCCAGCACGTCGGGCCGTGGACGCTGGGCCTGGGCGGCTACTACTACCAGCAGGTCAGCGACGACGACGCGCCCAACCTCGATCACGGCAACCGCGCCCGGGTCATCGCCGTCGGCCCGGCCGTGAGCTTTCTCAAACCCGGCCTGCCGCCGGTGTGGCTGCATGCCTACAAGGAGTTCGACGCCGAGAACCGCACCGAGGGTTACAACGTCGCCCTGCGCGTTGCGTACAGTTTCTGA
- a CDS encoding amino acid ABC transporter ATP-binding protein: MQNGNQDLVIEALNIEKSFGDLQILKGVSLQVKRGEVVVLIGASGSGKTTFIRCINLLEEIQGGRIRVNGRPMGYCERPDGSLVRDSERNIARQRRDIGMVFQRFNLFPHMTALQNIIEAPIQVLGVGKAQALEHARQLLKQVGLADKADQYPSMLSGGQQQRVAIARALAMKPQAMLFDEPTSALDPETVGEVLQVMKQLAEQGMTMVVVTHEMGFAREVADRVVVLDQGELIEQGPPEQIFSAPSHPRTRAFLSRVLPEVSAC; encoded by the coding sequence ATGCAGAACGGCAATCAGGATCTGGTCATCGAAGCGCTGAATATCGAGAAGTCCTTCGGCGACCTGCAGATCCTCAAGGGCGTATCGCTGCAGGTCAAACGTGGCGAGGTGGTGGTGCTGATCGGCGCCTCGGGCTCGGGCAAGACCACCTTTATCCGTTGCATCAACCTGCTCGAGGAGATCCAGGGTGGGCGCATTCGCGTCAACGGCCGGCCCATGGGTTACTGTGAGCGCCCGGATGGCTCGCTGGTACGCGACAGCGAGCGCAATATCGCGCGCCAGCGCCGCGACATCGGCATGGTGTTCCAGCGCTTCAACCTGTTCCCGCACATGACCGCCCTGCAGAACATCATCGAGGCGCCGATCCAGGTGCTCGGCGTCGGCAAGGCGCAGGCTCTGGAACACGCCCGCCAGCTGCTCAAGCAGGTGGGCCTGGCCGACAAGGCCGACCAATACCCGTCGATGCTCTCCGGTGGCCAGCAGCAGCGCGTGGCCATCGCCCGTGCCCTGGCGATGAAGCCCCAGGCGATGCTGTTCGACGAGCCGACCAGCGCCCTGGACCCGGAAACCGTCGGCGAAGTGCTGCAGGTGATGAAACAATTGGCCGAACAGGGCATGACCATGGTGGTGGTCACCCACGAAATGGGCTTCGCCCGGGAAGTGGCCGACCGCGTGGTGGTGCTCGATCAGGGCGAGCTGATCGAACAAGGCCCGCCCGAACAGATTTTCAGCGCGCCCAGCCACCCGCGTACGCGGGCGTTCCTGAGCCGCGTCCTGCCGGAGGTATCCGCATGCTGA
- a CDS encoding GntR family transcriptional regulator has translation MLTAPLYAQRQPVTAEEEAYNFLLAAICAGRYRKGDRLVAEDIAAEIGTSRMPVREAFRRLDAQGLVTLRPNRGAVVSGLDIEQMNEVFEMRSALEGLAIRVAVGKVTERHLILLERLLDDMDECRNDTAQWVVRHRIFHEYLCSISERPRLMKQIVALYSLIEAPMRLWLEHGEKPLSGREEHAQILAALRTRDADLAERVLREHIEGTLPALTLFLQSEQ, from the coding sequence ATGCTTACCGCTCCGCTCTACGCCCAGCGTCAACCCGTGACCGCCGAAGAAGAGGCCTATAACTTCCTGCTCGCGGCGATCTGCGCCGGCCGTTACCGCAAGGGTGACCGGCTGGTAGCCGAGGACATCGCCGCGGAAATCGGCACCAGCCGCATGCCGGTGCGCGAAGCCTTCCGTCGCCTGGATGCCCAGGGCCTGGTCACCCTGCGCCCCAACCGCGGCGCGGTGGTCAGTGGCCTGGACATCGAGCAGATGAACGAAGTCTTCGAGATGCGCAGCGCCCTCGAGGGCCTGGCGATCCGCGTGGCGGTGGGCAAGGTCACCGAGCGCCACCTGATCCTGCTGGAGCGACTGCTCGACGACATGGACGAGTGCCGCAACGACACCGCCCAGTGGGTGGTGCGCCACCGCATCTTCCACGAATACCTGTGCAGCATCAGCGAGCGCCCGCGGCTGATGAAGCAGATCGTCGCGCTCTACTCGCTGATCGAGGCGCCGATGCGCCTGTGGCTCGAACACGGCGAGAAGCCGCTCAGCGGCCGCGAGGAACACGCGCAGATTTTGGCCGCCCTGCGCACCCGTGACGCCGACCTGGCCGAGCGGGTGCTCCGCGAACATATCGAGGGCACCCTGCCGGCCCTGACGCTATTTCTGCAAAGCGAACAATAA